In the Paenibacillus sp. FSL H7-0357 genome, one interval contains:
- a CDS encoding aminotransferase class V-fold PLP-dependent enzyme translates to MEKLVYLDHAATSWPKPPEVAAAMLDALQHSGANAGRGNHSLAIGTGRVLVRARSMLAELFSISNAQDIAFTHNTTMGLNMAIKGTLQRGDHVISTMTEHNSVRRPLEYLRRTLEVEVDYLRVDSKGQVDLLELQKSLRRNTKMVICNHSSNLLGSILPIGEIGDIAKSHGAVFLVDAAQSAGTLEIDVAQMNIDLLAFPGHKGLLGPQGTGGLYIAPNLDLEPLMHGGTGSQSENSEQPTVRPDRYEAGTQNAVGIAGLLAGLRKIKSLGPANIHRQEWLLTQKLMEGLSGIPGMRLLGPEIGVSRSGIVSFTIEGQESAEIAHRLDREYNIAVRAGMHCTPLAHKAAETLESGAVRASVGVSSTEHDINRMLVAMEELYGFARSR, encoded by the coding sequence ATGGAGAAATTGGTTTATTTAGATCATGCGGCAACTTCATGGCCTAAGCCCCCTGAGGTGGCTGCCGCGATGCTGGATGCCCTGCAACACTCCGGTGCGAATGCTGGCCGTGGTAATCACTCGCTGGCCATTGGGACAGGCAGGGTGCTGGTGAGAGCGCGAAGCATGCTTGCTGAACTTTTTTCTATCTCCAACGCACAGGATATTGCCTTTACCCACAATACAACAATGGGGCTAAATATGGCCATTAAGGGTACACTGCAACGGGGGGATCATGTCATCTCAACGATGACAGAACATAATTCCGTTCGTAGGCCGCTGGAGTATTTACGCCGGACTTTAGAAGTAGAAGTGGATTATTTGCGCGTCGATTCTAAAGGCCAGGTCGATTTGCTGGAACTTCAAAAATCATTAAGACGCAATACTAAAATGGTGATCTGCAATCATAGTTCCAATCTGCTGGGCAGTATTCTACCGATCGGAGAAATTGGCGACATCGCAAAGTCTCACGGAGCGGTATTTCTGGTGGATGCTGCGCAAAGTGCCGGGACGCTGGAAATAGATGTAGCCCAAATGAATATTGATTTGCTTGCATTTCCTGGTCATAAAGGGCTGCTTGGACCGCAGGGGACAGGAGGACTATATATTGCTCCAAACCTTGATTTAGAGCCATTGATGCATGGAGGGACAGGCAGCCAGTCTGAAAACAGTGAGCAGCCTACTGTTCGGCCTGACCGGTATGAAGCGGGGACACAGAACGCTGTGGGGATAGCCGGGCTGCTTGCAGGCTTGAGAAAGATTAAGTCTTTAGGCCCGGCGAATATTCACCGGCAGGAATGGTTGCTGACACAGAAACTAATGGAAGGCTTGTCCGGCATTCCTGGTATGAGGTTGCTTGGGCCTGAAATTGGTGTTTCGCGCAGCGGGATTGTTTCGTTTACAATAGAAGGGCAGGAGTCGGCAGAGATTGCACATCGGCTGGACCGGGAGTATAACATTGCTGTGCGTGCCGGTATGCACTGTACTCCGTTGGCCCATAAAGCGGCGGAGACACTGGAGAGCGGTGCTGTACGGGCAAGTGT